The following coding sequences lie in one Danio rerio strain Tuebingen ecotype United States chromosome 3, GRCz12tu, whole genome shotgun sequence genomic window:
- the LOC141381179 gene encoding uncharacterized protein, with product MRVERAISVFFLVTALCLSLPHAANANTASGCGPVFVYTPDQLISLRQDASKHSAVLSGIPAELRRGKTKRGCRGGAKVRGKRTRNGKLSDEQPRRRYKPNLPSVVMGNVRSLENKMDELTARVRCNREFRECSLMCFTETWLHECISDSVVDVAGFSSVRADRTRRESGKSKGGGLAVFVNERWCHPNHIVIKERICSPDIELLAVGLRPYYLPREFSHVIAIVVYIPPSANATTACDVIHSATARLQTMHQDAFVLISGDFNHVSLNRTLSTFSQYVECPTRENKTLDLLYANVEEAYSCIAIPPLGRSDHNLVYLQSTYLPLVKRQPATVRTVREWSKEASAALQDCMETTDWDALCVPHGMDIDNLTDCVTEYINFCVDSTVPLKSIRCFPNNKPWVTKDIKALLNEKKVAFRSGDKEAAKEVQRRLSVRLKEGKERYKKKLEQELKQNNSRYVWRGMKNITGFKTSSPRTDGDVDRANQFNMFFNRFDSRPLSSSDTALTAPSASAPPNSVTSNCSILPYFMPSPSSSFTIVPTEASIASPPFIGVSDSYKPPMIITEDQVRRELCRLHPAKAPGPDGLTTQVLKLCASQLSGVLLRIFNLSLSIKKVPVMWKTSCLVPVPKKARPSVPSDYRPVALTSHSMKVFERLVLGTLRPLVRSAQDSLQFAYQAKIGVEDAIIYLLHRAYSHLDKPSASLRITFFDFTSAFNTIQPARLGSKLSAMQVHAPLVAWIMDYLTDRPQYVRLQGNKSDTVLCSTGAPQGTVLSPFLFTLYTSDFQYNTEGCHLQKFSDDSAIVGCIKGGDDLEYRMAVDSFVDWCELNQLQLNIQKTKELVVDLRRSRRSPVTPLSIRGVDVEIVQDYKYLGVYIDNKLDWSKNSLVTYKKGQSRLYFLRKLRSFRVCNTMLRMFYESVVASAIFYAVVCWGGGVKVADMKRFNKLIRKAGAVVGEELDNMETVAEKRTLCRLRSIMHNVDHPLYNVVDELRSTFSHRLTSLKCSTERHRKSFLPTAIRLHNVSLSHLPSQ from the coding sequence ATGAGGGTAGAGagagccatctctgtgttttttcTGGTTACTGCTCTTTGTTTGAGCTTGCCGCACGCTGCTAATGCTAACACAGCTAGCGGTTGCGGTCCGGTTTTTGTTTATACCCCGGACCAGCTGATCTCGTTGAGGCAGGATGCTTCGAAGCACAGTGCGGTGCTCTCGGGTATCCCCGCGGAGTTACGGAGGGGGAAGACTAAGAGAGGCTGCCGTGGAGGAGCGAAGGTGCGAGGGAAAAGAACGAGGAATGGGAAATTGTCTGATGAGCAGCCGAGAAGACGGTATAAACCTAACCTGCCGTCTGTTGTTATGGGCAACGTGAGGTCACTGGAAAATAAGATGGACGAGCTTACGGCACGGGTCAGATGCAACAGAGAATTTCGTGAGTGTAGTTTGATGTGTTTTACTGAGACATGGCTGCATGAGTGTATTTCTGACTCAGTCGTGGACGTGGCTGGCTTTTCGAGTGTCCGGGCGGATAGAACTCGGCGTGAGAGTGGAAAGAGCAAGGGGGGTGGACTTGCTGTTTTTGTTAATGAAAGATGGTGCCACCCGAATCACATTGTGATCAAGGAACGTATCTGTAGCCCGGACATTGAACTGTTAGCAGTGGGGCTACGTCCATACTATCTACCCAGAGAGTTTTCACATGTGATCGCCATTGTTGTTTACATTCCTCCATCGGCCAATGCGACGACGGCATGTGACGTCATTCACTCCGCTACTGCTAGACTCCAGACAATGCACCAGGACGCGTTCGTCTTAATATCAGGCGATTTTAATCATGTCTCACTAAACAGGACACTGTCCACCTTTTCACAGTATGTAGAATGCCCCACCAGAGAAAATAAGACTCTGGACTTACTGTATGCTAATGTGGAAGAGGCATACAGCTGTATAGCCATTCCACCTCTAGGTAGATCGGATCACAATCTTGTGTACCTTCAGTCCACCTACCTACCACTGGTAAAGCGGCAGCCAGCTACTGTTAGGACAGTGAGGGAATGGTCAAAAGAGGCCAGTGCAGCCCTGCAAGACTGCATGGAGACTACGGACTGGGATGCTCTGTGCGTGCCACATGGTATGGACATTGATAACCTCACAGACTGTGTCACTGAGTATATCAACTTCTGTGTGGATAGTACTGTACCATTGAAATCCATACGCTGCTTTCCTAACAACAAGCCATGGGTCACTAAAGATATCAAAGCCCTTCTGAATGAAAAGAAGGTGGCATTCAGGTCAGGTGATAAGGAAGCAGCTAAGGAAGTACAGAGGCGCTTGTCGGTGAGGTTAAAGGAGGGTAAGGAGAGATATAAGAAAAAGCTGGAACAAGAGCTGAAACAGAATAACAGTAGGTATGTGTGGAGAGGCATGAAGAACATTACTGGCTTCAAGACCAGCAGCCCTAGAACTGATGGTGATGTGGATAGGGCCAATCAGTTTAATATGTTTTTCAATAGGTTTGACAGTAGGCCTCTCTCCAGCTCTGACACAGCCCTTACTGCACCTAGTGCATCTGCTCCCCCCAATAGTGTCACGTCAAATTGCAGCATTTTGCCCTACTTCATGCCCTCTCCTTCCTCCTCTTTCACCATCGTACCAACTGAAGCCTCCATCGCCTCTCCTCCTTTCATTGGTGTCTCAGACTCTTATAAACCACCTATGATCATCACTGAGGACCAAGTGAGGAGAGAATTATGCAGACTCCATCCTGCTAAGGCACCGGGTCCAGACGGATTAACCACACAAGTACTTAAGCTGTGTGCTTCTCAGTTAAGTGGAGTACTGCTGAGGATCTTTAATTTGAGCCTCAGTATTAAGAAAGTTCCTGTGATGTGGAAAACATCATGTCTGGTTCCGGTACCCAAGAAGGCGCGACCTAGTGTTCCATCAGACTACAGGCCAGTAGCACTTACTTCACACAGTATGAAGGTCTTTGAGAGGCTGGTCTTGGGCACTCTCCGCCCCCTAGTGAGGTCAGCGCAAGATTCTCTTCAGTTCGCTTACCAGGCCAAGATTGGAGTGGAAGACGCCATCATTTACCTGTTACATCGTGCCTACAGCCATCTTGACAAACCGAGTGCATCCCTGAGGATTACATTTTTCGACTTTACCAGTGCCTTTAACACTATTCAGCCAGCCCGGCTAGGGAGCAAACTGTCTGCTATGCAGGTTCATGCTCCCTTAGTTGCGTGGATTATGGACTATCTGACTGATAGGCCACAGTACGTACGGCTACAGGGGAATAAGTCCGATACGGTACTGTGTAGCACTGGAGCACCGCAAGGAACTGTTTTGTCACCGTTTCTCTTCACACTGTATACATCTGACTTCCAATATAACACAGAGGGCTGTCACCTGCAAAAATTTTCAGATGATTCAGCAATAGTCGGATGTATTAAGGGGGGGGACGACTTGGAATACAGGATGGCTGTGGACAGTTTTGTGGACTGGTGTGAGCTGAATCAGTTGCAGCTTAATATCCAAAAGACCAAAGAACTGGTGGTGGACTTGAGAAGATCACGGCGATCTCCAGTTACTCCCTTGTCCATTAGAGGGGTGGATGTGGAGATTGTTCAGGACTATAAATATTTGGGTGTGTATATTGATAATAAGCTGGACTGGTCCAAGAACTCTCTGGTCACATATAAGAAGGGTCAAAGTAGGCTGTATTTCCTACGTAAACTCCGATCTTTTAGAGTCTGCAACACCATGTTGCGTATGTTCTATGAGTCTGTAGTGGCCAGTGCCATTTTCTATGCTGTGGTGTGCTGGGGTGGTGGTGTAAAAGTGGCAGATATGAAGAGATTTAACAAATTGATTAGGAAAGCTGGCGCTGTGGTGGGTGAGGAATTGGACAATATGGAGACTGTGGCCGAAAAGAGAACATTGTGCAGACTTCGGTCAATTATGCACAATGTAGATCATCCTCTTTATAATGTGGTTGACGAGCTGAGAAGTACCTTTAGTCACAGACTTACCAGCTTAAAGTGTTCCACTGAACGCCACAGAAAATCCTTCCTTCCCACTGCTATCAGACTTCATAACGTCTCCCTCAGTCACTTACCCTCACAGTAA